A section of the Halichoerus grypus chromosome 11, mHalGry1.hap1.1, whole genome shotgun sequence genome encodes:
- the HNRNPUL2 gene encoding heterogeneous nuclear ribonucleoprotein U-like protein 2: MEVKRLKVTELRSELQRRGLDSRGLKVDLAQRLQEALDAEMLEDEAGGGGAGPGGACKAEPRPVAASGGGPGGDEEDDEEEEEEDEEALLEDEDEEPPPAQASGQAAQPPPEPPEAAAMEAAAEPDASEKPVEEATAGSGGVNGGEEQGTGKGEEDEPEERSGDETPGSEAPGDKAAEEQGDDQDSEKSKPAGSDGERRGVKRQRDEKDEHGRAYYEFREEAYHSRSKSPPPPEEEAKDEEEDQTLVNLDTYTSDLHFQVSKDRYGGQPLFSEKFPTLWSGARSTYGVTKGKVCFEAKVTQNLPMKEGCTEVSLLRVGWSVDFSHPQLGEDEFSYGFDGRGLKAENGQFEEFGQTFGENDVIGCFANFETEEVELSFSKNGEDLGVAFRINKESLAERALLPHVLCKNCVVELNFGQKEEPFFPPPEEFVFIHAVPVEERVRTAVPPKTREECEVILMVGLPGSGKTQWALKYAKENPEKRYNVLGAETVLNQMRMKGLEEPEMDPKSRDLLVQQASQCLSKLVQIASRTKRNFILDQCNVYNSGQRRKLLLFKTFSRKVVVVVPNEEDWKKRLELRKEVEGDDVPESIMLEMKANFSLPEKCDYMDEVTYGELEKEEAQPIVTKYKEEARKLLPPSEKRTNRRNNRNKRNRQNRSRGQGYVGGQRRGYDNRAYGQQYWGQSGNRGGYRNFYDRYRGDYDRFYGRDYEYNRYRDYYRQYNRDWQNYYYHHPQDRDRYYRNYYGYQGYR; encoded by the exons ATGGAGGTGAAGCGGCTGAAAGTGACCGAGCTGCGGTCGGAGCTGCAGCGGCGGGGCCTGGACTCGCGCGGCCTAAAGGTGGATCTGGCGCAGCGGCTGCAGGAGGCGCTGGACGCCGAGATGCTCGAGGACGAGGCCGGCGGTGGCGGGGCCGGGCCCGGCGGGGCCTGCAAGGCGGAGCCTCGGCCTGTGGCCGCGTCGGGCGGTGGCCCGGGCGGGGACGAGGAGGACGacgaagaagaggaggaggaggacgaggaggcgCTGCTTGAGGACGAGGACGAAGAGccaccccctgcccaggcctCGGGCCAGGCCGCGCAGCCGCCGCCGGAGCCCCCGGAGGCGGCAGCCATGGAGGCCGCGGCCGAGCCTGATGCTTCCGAGAAGCCGGTGGAGGAGGCCACGGCCGGGTCAGGTGGGGTAAATGGTGGCGAAGAGCAGGGCACCGGCAAGGGGGAGGAGGACGAGCCGGAGGAGCGGAGCGGGGACGAGACGCCGGGATCCGAGGCGCCGGGTGACAAGGCCGCAGAGGAACAGG GAGATGACCAAGATAGTGAAAAGTCAAAACCAGCAGGCTCAGATGGTGAGCGGCGGGGGGTAAAGAGACAGCGGGATGAGAAGGATGAACATGGCCGAGCTTACTATGAATTCCGAGAGGAGGCTTACCACAGCCG CTCAAAGTCTCCACCACCCCCTGAAGAAGAGGCAAAAGACGAGGAGGAGGATCAGACTCTTGTGAACCTGGACACGT ATACCTCGGATCTCCATTTTCAAGTGAGCAAAGACCGCTATGGAGGGCAGCCACTTTTTTCAGAGAAGTTCCCCACCCTTTGGTCTGGGGCAAGGAGTACTTACGGCGTGACAAAGGGGAAAGTCTGTTTTGAGGCCAAG GTAACCCAGAATCTCCCAATGAAAGAAGGCTGCACAGAGGTTTCTCTCCTTCGAGTTGGATGGTCTGTTGATTTTTCCCATCCACAGCTTG GTGAGGATGAATTCTCTTATGGTTTCGATGGACGAGGACTCAAGGCAGAGAATGGGCAGTTTGAAGAATTTGGCCAGACTTTCGGGGAGAATGATGTCATTGGCTGCTTTGCT AATTTTGAGACTGAAGAAGTAGAACTTTCCTTTTCCAAGAACGGAGAAGACCTAGGTGTGGCGTTCCGGATCAACAAGGAATCCCTGGCAGAACGGGCCCTCCTACCCCATGTCCTCTGCAAAAATTGTGTTGTAGAATTAAACTTTGGTCAGAAGGAGGAGCCCTTCTTCCCACCACCAGAAGAATTTGTGTTCATTCATGCTGTGCCTGTTGAGGAGCGTGTGCGCACTGCAGTCCCTCCCAAGACCAGAGAGGAGTGTGAG gtgattctgatggtaGGACTGCCTGGATCTGGAAAGACCCAGTGGGCACTGAAATACGCAAAAGAAAATCCTGAGAAAAGATATAATGTTCTGGGAGCTGAGACTGTGCTCAATCAAATGAGG ATGAAGGGGCTTGAGGAGCCAGAGATGGATCCCAAAAGCAGAGACCTTTTAGTTCAGCAAGCCTCCCAGTGCCTTAGTAAGCTGGTCCAGATTGCTTCCCGGACAAAGAGGAACTTCATTCTTGATCAG TGTAATGTGTACAACTCTGGCCAACGGCGGAAGCTGTTGCTGTTCAAGACTTTCTCTCGGAAAGTGGTGGTGGTTGTTCCTAATGAGGAAGATTGGAAGAAGAGGCTGGAGTTGAGGAAGGAAGTGGAGGGAGATGATGTGCCTGAGTCTATAATGCTGGAGATGAAAG CCaacttctctctgcctgaaaAATGCGACTATATGGATGAGGTGACATAcggggagctggagaaggaggaagcTCAGCCCATTGTCACTAAGTAcaaggaggaggcaaggaagcTGCTGCCCCCTTCCGAGAAGCGGACAAACCGCCGAAACAATCGAAACAAGCGCAACCGGCAGAACCGAAGCCGAGGCCAAGGCTACG TGGGCGGGCAGCGCCGAGGCTACGACAACCGGGCCTACGGGCAGCAGTACTGGGGGCAGTCTGGAAACAGAGGG GGTTACCGTAATTTCTACGATCGATACAGGGGAGACTATGATCGATTCTACGGGCGAGATTATGAGTACAACAGATACAGAGACTACTACAGGCAGTACAATCGGGAT TGGCAGAATTACTACTACCACCACCCCCAGGACAGAGACCGATACTACAGGAACTACTACGGTTACCAAGGGTATCGGTGA